The Brassica napus cultivar Da-Ae chromosome C1, Da-Ae, whole genome shotgun sequence DNA segment CGTCGAAGAGATCTTCAAAGATTACACCTCTCGCCGCGCCGCTCTTCTTCGCGCTCTAACCAAAGGTCAACCAAAACCCATCTCTAAAGTTCCAACCTTTCTTCCTAATAATGCCTAACTTAATtcgatttcttctttttttttcagatgtTGATGATTTTTACTCTCAATGCGATCCGGGTAAGTCCGGTTTAGCGTTCAGGTTAAGAAAGTTTtcgcctttttttttaattgagatttgtttttttttgtttggtgtgTAGAGAAGGAGAATTTGTGTTTGTATGGACATCCGAATGAGTCGTGGGAAGTGAATCTACCGGCGGAGGAAGTACCACCGGAGCTACCTGAGCCAGCGCTTGGTATCAATTTCGCTAGAGATGGTATGCAGAGGAAAGATTGGCTCTCTCTCGTTGCTGTCCATAGTGATTGTTGGTTGCTCTCTGTTTCTTTCTACTTTGGTGCTCGCCTTAATCGCAACGAGAGGTGTGTGTGTATTCTCTCTCTTAACCCTCTTACAATTTATTACAGTATTCTCAACGTTTTGAGTTTTGATGAAGCCaagtcttgttttttttttttacttggttACAATGGGCTTTGGTCTTCTTTTTACATGAAACTATATTTGTTTTCCTGTTATGTTTATTGGCTCTTTTAAAGGATAAAGTGTACAGTGAAATCTAGGAAGAAATTTTTTAGACTTTTATGATAATCACTGAGCTTGTTTGGAAGAGAGATTGATTGCCTTTGGTTGCTGTAATTTATCCCTTTGAATGTGTGTGGATCTTTTTTCATAGGCCATGTTTTGATGTGTTGACTTATATTTATGGACGTCTTGATTGTTGCTTTACTTCATCATCTGTCTTAACTTTTCTCAGCTCTTTCTTGCATCTTTGGATATTGTAATGACAAAACTTGCAACTTGGTTTTTTTGGTTGTTATTACTTGATTTTCTTAAAAGTCAAGTATATACAGTCTTATAACATGTTACTAACGATATTTTGTGAAGCATGCATGTTATGAATTTCACTGTTTCATTGTTACATCTGGAAAATCTTAGTAACTAGTAAACCGATGCATTGGAACCTTAAGAACTTTCCTGTAAAAAGGATATGTGAAAGCTGCATAATGACATTATATCACTGTTAAATTTATCTACAAAACAATCTTATTGTTGTTACTATTTTTTCATTGTTCTTCTTCAAGAGAGAAGTTGTTTTTGGCATTTAGATGGCCTACCAATTTTAGATTCATATAAATAGACTTTGTATTTTACATCACCAAGTAGTTCCATTATACATGAACAGATCTCCAAAGTGAGAAGAATGTTGTAGACTTTATTCCCGAGGATGAATAATGTTAACTTAGATAGTTAGAAGCTTATAATGTTGGATAAACATCACCCAGATTCATTCACCATTGGTGTACTGATTATGAAGATTGTAGATCTCTATCTCTATGTCCATGTCGATAAACTTATAGTTTGAATTTGCAGGAAGCGGCTATTCAGTCTGATCAACGATCTCCCAACTCTCTTTGATGTAGTGACTGGTAGGAAACCCATCAAAGACAATAAACCAAGCTCAGACTCCGGAAGCAAATCCAGAAACGGTGGCACTAAGGTAGTACATTGAAAAAGTCATCttcctttcctttttttttttatttgtacatttTTCGGTTTCTCTCCTTAAAAACCAAAAACGGGGTTTGTCGCAGAGATCAATAGAAGGGCAGCCAAAGAGCACAACACCAAAACTGATGGAAGAGAGGTAcgaagaggaggaggatgaagaggaagaagacgagcATGGAGACACTCTCTGTGGAAGCTGTGGAGGCAATTACACACAAGACGAGTTCTGGATTGGCTGTGATGTTTGTGAGCGTTGGTACCATGGAAAATGCGTTAAGATCACTCCCGCCAAAGCAGACAGCATCAAGCAGTATAAATGCCCTCCTTGCTGTGCAAAGAAAGGAGGAAGACAGTGATCATCACCAGCTCCCTGAGACTCTGGTTCTCATGTCTTAATCAACCTTCCTTCTTATCTTCTGTTTTTTTAAcctttaaattttaaagcaTACAAAACTCTCTCGTTGGATCTCCATAAAAGGAATTCAAGAAGTTGAGAGAGTGTAGCAAACTGTTTAAGTATTATTATTCAGATCGAGAAAACTGGTTTGTTCCATCAAATGTGTCAGCCGGGGATTTGTTGTATATGTAGTTGAATCTTAAGCATTGAACTGCATTTTGCACTCTATgtttaatctttctttttgtctGATAGCTCTTCCATCTATGttaagatttttgttttcataatttttaaggAGATTATCTTCTGAAGTTATGTGAGATGCCAAAGCAGATTTTGATTGTAGAGAGCCATTGCAGGTCAATGAGATGACTAAACATATTAGGTTTGTACAATCGGAAGTATAGATAGTGACCATCAATTTTACCGGGCCCAGATTTGCCCAATGGGTACAATCTGCTCATTCTAAATGGTTTTACCTTATCTAGTTCACATAtgttaaaacacacacacacacaaaaactgGTGAAATAGGGATGTATCTATATGTCAGAGTGGTTTTGCAGTTTTTTTTGGTACGTGTTTGAAATAGCAAcagcatatatataataatagttaAAGAGAATCTAAGAAAGAATGGTAAGAGATTACAGCCTACTTTGTGATTGCTAACCATACTCTCGAAACACCCTTTACCGCAACAGTAACACCCTTCATTAGATTAAtctatctccaagtttcgaatcttatctcttaaaatcaaatatgttGTTTACAAGTTTACCAAAGCAAGTTGTATTCACATTGTTATATGAATAACATCTTTCGACCATtacactaaaattttgtttgaGTAAAAATTTAGTTTGAGTAAAAAATGTTAACAAAATTTTTAGATCATTGATTAATAGTAAAAACTATGATTGGATTCTAAATCCGGTGAAAATCATCAATCTGATCAACCCTGCTATTAGTTTGTCGTTCAGTCTTCTTCTTATACCCTTTAGTTATATTATAAAGAACTTAAACCGGATCTAACAAGATTTTACAAAATGGTCAACACGGATTATCcgttacatacacatacataaaATAATCTATGTACCagatactatatatttattgcGTTTCACATGTCCGTCATTTGGTATGTAATGCTAATTTTTAATGAAACATATTGTCTGGTAGATTAGTTGCTTAATCAATACATGAAAAACTAGTTTCAATTAGCTCCATTAGTGGTGTTACTAATAGTAGAGAAAACATGATTACCGATTAGAATGCTTCAACAATCACGGAATCAACCTAACATCATGTGATACAGTGATAGTGAGGTTTAACAATTATATTAGTTATCTAATTTTATACTCTCGGTCAAGTCTTTCGAATTTAACAATACATTTGTCAATTTGGATAAGTAATTTGTGGCCTATCAAATATAACCCTCAGCACTGCATGTGGATTAGGTAATTGTTGTTGGAAAGATAGAAGATATCAACTTTTGGACAATGATAAACGATATAAAAAGAAACCTCCATTATGTTgagtttatattataatacaatttaaaatcgtaaatatatatataggacgataaaatatataaattgcaTGAACAATAAACTATGATAGATTATTTTCGGTATATTGATTCTTCTTGATATCCAGTATATGTGTTCGTTGATCAGTAGAATCTTCTGGTATCTTTTCGATATATATGATATCCCATTACTTCGATTTCCTCACCAAATAGCCTATTCATATAATATGCACATTGCTCAAAAAGATTAATATGAGACTAATATGTAGGCATTAGTAGTTGAGTTGCATAAGCAAGGAAACTTACGTTTCGTTCTCTTTTGTCAGACATATTTGAAGTAGATATCAATTATCGAGAGGAGATATATGAGACTCCACGTAGGATTTGCCACGAGGACCTTGAGTTCGAATGAAGAGTCTATACTCATCGAAGGACATGGGAGGATATAAAGGAGGATTTGTAGATGTGACTAGTTGTTGCAGTGGTTGGATAGGAATGTCACTCTTGGGGTTATAAAAGAATGCAAGTGACACCCTTTCTTTTTGTGAATTCACAATCACTCGATGCTCCGAACTCTTGTATATGGAATTGCTTAGTATCTGCCATTTTTACAAACATAAATGTTTTCTTCAGTATAGTTACATAAACATTGTATGCTTTCAGAAAATTGCCTGAAGTTGAAACTGATTGTCATAATAGTGATCTTTAAGACATGTCTAAAACGTGGGACTATAACTAGAATCATCTTTCACCAACTGCcatatatatcataatttgtataattttcttttcattttattcatattctatatatatcataagTATATATGTTGTAGTTAGTAAAATAACTGAAAATagattaattacaaaaaaaaaacgaagaagaaaactTAGACATTACgcaataaaatttgaaaaacaaaacgTTAAACTAGGGTTACCTGAATTTGATCACCGAGATTGACGATAAACGCATGAGGGTGAGAATTGACGGTGATCCACGTGTCACCGTAACGGACTTGAAGGCCGACAACTTTATCGTCTGGTAAGAGGATGGTAAGGCCGCCGGGATCAGAATGAGGGGAGAGGCCAAGGGCAAGCTCTGGTCGAGGGCATTTCGGGTAATAATTAACCCTCATACATGCGCCTACGTCTTCTCCACCAAATGCCTCTTTAAGTTGTTCTTCTTTTAGTCCCAAGTTTGACGATAAAACTCTCGTAAGTCTCTCGCCTAGCTTCACTAGTTCCTCACCGTACTCATCCAAAACTTCTCTATatcaatatatacatttatattaacaGAGAATTTTCTTAAGGAGAacgcattatatatagatttcaaTTTCATATTAATATCTCTAAGTAGGAGAAAAGATTATAgtttataattgtatatataGGAAGTAAAATACTTTTCCTTTATAATGAATCTTTCCATAATACTATGATTAGTACATAgtataattcatttatttaaaaattcactTCTTTGGTTGATTGCAACTGAATTAACAGGAGTTGTTTTctttgaaaactatataatattaattacacTAGATTTGGGTCCGTGCGTTGCAACGGGCTTtacttgatattttaatttaataaaaaaatttaaaaaatcattttattattgttttaaaattgtttttacatatgttatgtgaaatttattttatagttaagaACTCGTTTTCACACATAAGTTTCAGTTAGTATTTGTTAGAGCTAGAAAAAACATCCAAACCTAAAAATTTAAATCGGATCCAACCCGAACTAATAATTATAATGCAATAAAAAGGAATTTGGAAGTTAAATAAGACCAAGAagcaatgacaacattatacacTTTCTTATGtcataatttaatgttttattaaacttatctgatgttaaataattttcttgattcattttttattaatgatatttttcataatagcattttaattaaaataaattataaaaaactacatagtaaaaataaaaaatgtaataatataatGATGAAGCTTGATTTGTTTTTGACTAAATATATGTACGGTGACAATAATAATAACCAATTTTTTATGagcaaacatgaaaatatatatatcaaacatgtGTTTGATTTTCGTAAAACTAAACACATAAATACCAATCACGACAACATCCtaagtttagattttttttaatttaatagctTTAGCATCATCCTTGTcatcaaattcttttttaaaaatattattaaatatgtatgtttacttttgttaggattt contains these protein-coding regions:
- the LOC106433271 gene encoding jasmonate-induced oxygenase 1-like, whose protein sequence is MNHQNEIMIKEDTTDENGLNTMSDQENTKKGLGEKWPEPTVRVQSLAESNLATVPDRYIKPPSERPDQTIIINHQPQTAAINIPVVDLNSLFSGNEDERERMSEACREFGFFQVINHGVRPELMEAAREAWRSFFNLPVEAKEVYSNSPSTYEGYGSRLGVEKGAILDWNDYYFLHYLPLVLKDLNKWPSIPSNIREVLDEYGEELVKLGERLTRVLSSNLGLKEEQLKEAFGGEDVGACMRVNYYPKCPRPELALGLSPHSDPGGLTILLPDDKVVGLQVRYGDTWITVNSHPHAFIVNLGDQIQILSNSIYKSSEHRVIVNSQKERVSLAFFYNPKSDIPIQPLQQLVTSTNPPLYPPMSFDEYRLFIRTQGPRGKSYVESHISPLDN
- the LOC106433279 gene encoding PHD finger protein ALFIN-LIKE 2-like → MAAAVSSNPRTVEEIFKDYTSRRAALLRALTKDVDDFYSQCDPEKENLCLYGHPNESWEVNLPAEEVPPELPEPALGINFARDGMQRKDWLSLVAVHSDCWLLSVSFYFGARLNRNERKRLFSLINDLPTLFDVVTGRKPIKDNKPSSDSGSKSRNGGTKRSIEGQPKSTTPKLMEERYEEEEDEEEEDEHGDTLCGSCGGNYTQDEFWIGCDVCERWYHGKCVKITPAKADSIKQYKCPPCCAKKGGRQ